The Candidatus Zixiibacteriota bacterium genome contains the following window.
GTAAAATATAGTTATGCGCCAGAAAGACCGTATGGCGAGAGGGTAATTGATGTCAGGGTCAATAACGAGAAGATAATGCCGTATAAGAAATATAAAGCGGTGATAAATGATTACATCCTGGCGCAGTCTAAGGACTTTTTGGGAATCCCCCAGCAGAATATAAAATATAAGGTACTGCCGGATTTAGACAGAGAGGTCTTTATTAAAGAAGTCAGGAAAAAAGGAGTCATAGATTCCAGAGTTGAGGGAAGGATGACTGAGTTGAAAAAGGTCGAGGCAAAGGTTGGAGAACAAGCTGTCCGATAAAAGCTCAATAGAAGAGAAAACGGTGTCAAAGAAAAAAATCCCTTATACCTGGATAGCTTTCGCCTATGCTGTTCTCATTTTAATTGTCTCTTCTATCCCAGATCTCTCACCCCCTCAATTAGGCTTTGAATATCAGGATAAGCTTTACCATTTTGTAGAGTACGGGATATTTTCAGTTCTTTTATTTTTTACTTTGCTCAATTCTCAGAAAGATTTTCTAAGGAAAAATGTTCTGCTGATTTCACTTTTAATCGGGGCATCTTTTGCAATTTTAGATGAGCTTCATCAGAAATTCATTCCGGGCAGACAGGCCGACGTCTTAGATTTCACGGCTGATTTTGTGGGTGTGGCATTGATCCAGATATGCTTCTGGGTTTATCACAGGAAAAGATTAGTTAAACCTGGTTGAGGGAGAATCCCCCCGCCTTGGGTCATTGCGAGTCCCGCTGAAGGCGGGACGAAGCAATCTGTTCCCGTTGGAGGGATTGCTTCGTCGTCCTACGGACTCCTCGCAATGACGTATGTATGACGCCCAGCTTTTCGTCGGGCATAAAACCCGACGCTACGCTTAGTGCCCAGGGACAGAACGATATTCTGTCCCTGCAGGGTGGCGGAATGACCATGCAGACCTGACTAAAGTCAGTAAGAAGAGGTATTCGAAAAGGGTCTTTTTGTGTTGACTTTGCAAGAAGGAGATATTATCATTTTTCGAGCTTTCAAAAGGAGTAAGATGAAATATACTGCTCTTCAGGGG
Protein-coding sequences here:
- a CDS encoding VanZ family protein — encoded protein: MSKKKIPYTWIAFAYAVLILIVSSIPDLSPPQLGFEYQDKLYHFVEYGIFSVLLFFTLLNSQKDFLRKNVLLISLLIGASFAILDELHQKFIPGRQADVLDFTADFVGVALIQICFWVYHRKRLVKPG